One genomic region from Frateuria soli encodes:
- a CDS encoding PQQ-dependent sugar dehydrogenase — MIKLAIGVSLAALLASAAHAQTNAGEQEADPGLPFTLTKVASFDLPWRIAFLPDGRMLVTEKVGRVDLVTPQGAKTRIAGVPPSYVEGQNGMLGVFLSPHYATDHNVYLTYVAPGDYGGGLALGRGRLVLDGDQPRLDGFKVLWRQMPAGKGGQAGAQIAFSPDGKYLFLTVGDRQRFTPAQDPDQPEGKILRLTLDGKPAPGNPWAGKTGARTIPLIDPAEDTEKAKTAPVVSTYTFPGPNLTPAETWATGFRTPYGLAFAPDGRLWELEHGPRGGDELNLIQPGKNYGWPLVSYGVNYNGVPIPSPDTRPDLVKPVIYWVPVIAPGNLMFYKGNAFPQWKGSALISGLASEAIVRVTFDGKGGAKAVQRWNIGKRVRDIEEAPDGSLWMLEDAAPGGLYHLMPK, encoded by the coding sequence ATGATCAAGCTGGCCATCGGGGTCTCTCTTGCAGCGCTTCTGGCAAGCGCCGCCCATGCGCAGACCAACGCGGGAGAACAGGAAGCCGATCCCGGCCTCCCCTTCACCCTGACCAAAGTGGCGAGCTTCGACCTGCCCTGGCGCATCGCCTTCCTGCCCGATGGGCGGATGCTGGTGACCGAAAAGGTCGGACGCGTCGACCTGGTCACTCCGCAAGGCGCGAAGACCCGAATCGCGGGTGTTCCACCGAGCTACGTCGAAGGCCAGAACGGCATGCTGGGCGTCTTCCTCTCGCCCCATTACGCCACCGACCACAACGTCTATCTCACCTACGTCGCCCCGGGCGACTATGGCGGTGGCCTGGCGCTGGGCCGCGGGCGGCTGGTGCTGGATGGCGATCAGCCGCGACTGGACGGTTTCAAGGTGCTGTGGCGCCAGATGCCTGCCGGCAAGGGCGGCCAGGCCGGCGCCCAGATCGCGTTCTCGCCGGATGGCAAGTATCTCTTCCTCACGGTGGGCGATCGCCAGCGCTTCACGCCCGCACAGGATCCCGACCAGCCGGAAGGCAAGATCCTGCGGCTGACGCTGGACGGCAAACCCGCACCGGGCAACCCGTGGGCAGGCAAGACCGGCGCCCGCACCATTCCGCTGATCGACCCGGCGGAAGATACCGAGAAGGCCAAGACCGCGCCGGTGGTCAGCACCTATACGTTCCCCGGGCCCAACCTGACGCCGGCCGAAACCTGGGCCACCGGCTTCCGCACACCGTATGGACTCGCCTTCGCGCCCGACGGCCGGCTGTGGGAGCTCGAGCATGGCCCGCGCGGCGGCGACGAACTCAATCTCATCCAGCCTGGCAAGAACTACGGCTGGCCACTGGTCTCCTATGGCGTGAACTACAACGGCGTGCCCATTCCCAGTCCCGACACGCGCCCTGACCTCGTCAAGCCGGTGATCTACTGGGTGCCGGTGATCGCGCCGGGCAACCTCATGTTCTACAAGGGCAACGCTTTCCCGCAATGGAAGGGAAGCGCCCTGATCAGCGGCCTTGCCAGCGAAGCGATCGTGCGCGTCACCTTCGACGGCAAGGGCGGCGCGAAAGCGGTCCAACGCTGGAACATCGGCAAACGCGTCCGCGATATCGAAGAAGCACCGGACGGCTCGCTCTGGAT
- a CDS encoding sensor histidine kinase, which translates to MYPSPAEQAGNAEVFITSALHARVPRKVDYRHEKAALQDLAARMAGCPEELLPRLVDLALETTGAVTGGLSLYDEASSPGGFRWHCLRGLLEPFEGGFAPRDYSPCGITLDQRAPVLVQNPERIYDWLVEVGMSLPEVLLVPLYVGSELPLGTLWVVAESNGHFDREHARVLTEFASFVDIALRMVRSEQHLRQALDEQELLTREMNHRIQNLFAMTHSLVRMSARHAGSASELADTLLGRLGALQRAHGRVRSGFASSQVAPGGSDLADLIRDIMEPHEGQPGPTRCSLTGAPLLCGPRSATALALIFHELATNAAKYGALSTEMGRVAIDWREEGGSLHLRWTEEGGPRVECSPGRSGFGATLVSNSVTRQLGGTLRQDWRPDGLVLQMELPIAALSQ; encoded by the coding sequence ATGTACCCGTCGCCTGCCGAACAAGCTGGCAACGCCGAGGTGTTCATTACCTCTGCGTTGCATGCGCGGGTTCCCCGCAAGGTCGACTACCGGCACGAGAAGGCCGCGCTCCAGGATCTGGCCGCGCGCATGGCCGGCTGCCCCGAGGAGCTTCTCCCCCGCCTGGTCGATCTCGCCCTGGAAACGACGGGAGCGGTCACCGGTGGCCTGAGCCTCTACGACGAGGCGTCCTCGCCGGGCGGATTCCGCTGGCATTGCCTGCGCGGCTTGCTCGAGCCGTTCGAGGGCGGGTTCGCGCCGCGCGACTACAGCCCCTGCGGCATCACGCTCGACCAGCGTGCTCCGGTGCTCGTGCAGAACCCCGAGAGGATCTACGACTGGCTGGTCGAAGTGGGGATGTCGCTGCCGGAGGTGCTGCTCGTGCCGCTGTACGTCGGCAGCGAGTTGCCACTGGGCACCCTCTGGGTGGTCGCGGAGAGCAACGGGCACTTCGACCGGGAACATGCCCGCGTGCTCACCGAATTCGCATCGTTCGTGGACATCGCGCTGCGCATGGTGCGCAGCGAACAGCACCTCCGCCAGGCCCTCGACGAGCAGGAACTGCTCACCCGGGAGATGAACCACCGGATCCAGAACCTGTTCGCGATGACGCACAGCCTGGTCCGGATGAGCGCACGCCATGCGGGCAGCGCCAGCGAGCTGGCCGACACGCTGCTGGGGCGGCTGGGTGCGCTGCAACGCGCCCATGGGCGGGTGCGCAGCGGTTTTGCATCGTCCCAGGTGGCCCCGGGCGGGTCGGACCTGGCGGACCTGATCCGCGACATCATGGAGCCGCACGAAGGCCAGCCCGGGCCCACGCGCTGCAGCCTCACCGGCGCGCCGCTGCTGTGCGGCCCGCGCAGCGCGACGGCGCTCGCGCTCATCTTCCACGAGCTGGCGACCAACGCCGCCAAGTACGGCGCGCTCTCCACGGAGATGGGCCGGGTCGCCATCGACTGGCGCGAAGAGGGCGGCAGCCTGCACCTGCGCTGGACGGAGGAAGGCGGGCCACGGGTCGAATGCAGTCCCGGGCGGTCCGGCTTCGGCGCCACCCTGGTGTCCAACTCCGTGACCCGGCAGCTGGGCGGTACGCTCCGGCAGGACTGGCGACCGGACGGCCTGGTGCTGCAGATGGAATTGCCGATCGCGGCACTGTCCCAGTGA
- a CDS encoding GGDEF domain-containing protein, with translation MSATCRVLDVLGGRDPRRRLRLVQWLIASAVYVGAASLLITGVGQGWMNTSALLLWLGFVFAVLVVGYVALRSGWTERFRDPSVTVWQLSMGVIAVNWGYLICGPMRTSALFPIMVIFAFGAFTLRWRQIAWVTLLAVSSLVAAVAVRTLYPHWVPAQGEVPPLRVDINNVLMLIVVLPALAVIAARLSNLRQKLRDQREALSRALAEVERLAVSDELTGIANRRSMRGLLEHHVALSARYETPFCVAILDIDHFKAVNDDLGHAAGDEVLRAFARRTSETLRSSDVLGRWGGEEFVLVMPGDLDAARRVLDRTRHAIRNGCHPSRPVTFSAGVAQHHPEESDDNLLSRADLALYQAKRCGRNRCVEAS, from the coding sequence ATGAGCGCGACTTGCAGAGTGCTCGATGTGCTGGGCGGCCGGGACCCGCGACGCCGGTTGCGGCTCGTGCAGTGGCTGATCGCCAGCGCCGTCTATGTCGGGGCCGCCTCGTTGCTGATCACCGGCGTGGGCCAGGGCTGGATGAACACGTCCGCGCTCCTGCTCTGGCTCGGCTTCGTCTTCGCCGTGCTGGTCGTGGGCTACGTCGCCCTGCGCAGCGGCTGGACCGAGCGCTTCCGCGACCCCTCGGTCACGGTGTGGCAGCTTTCGATGGGGGTGATCGCCGTGAACTGGGGTTACCTGATCTGCGGCCCGATGCGCACCTCGGCGCTGTTTCCGATCATGGTGATCTTCGCCTTCGGCGCGTTCACGCTGCGCTGGCGCCAGATCGCCTGGGTGACCTTGCTGGCGGTATCCAGCCTGGTCGCGGCGGTGGCGGTGCGCACGCTCTACCCCCACTGGGTCCCGGCACAGGGCGAGGTACCGCCGCTGCGCGTGGACATCAACAACGTACTGATGCTGATCGTCGTGTTGCCGGCGCTGGCGGTGATCGCCGCGCGCCTTTCCAACCTGCGGCAGAAGCTGCGGGACCAGCGCGAGGCCCTGTCGCGTGCGCTGGCCGAGGTGGAGCGACTGGCCGTCAGCGACGAGCTCACCGGCATCGCCAACCGCCGATCCATGCGTGGCCTGCTTGAACACCATGTCGCCCTGTCGGCCCGGTACGAGACCCCGTTCTGCGTTGCCATTCTCGACATCGATCACTTCAAGGCCGTCAACGATGACCTGGGGCACGCTGCCGGGGACGAGGTGTTGAGAGCGTTCGCGCGGCGCACGTCCGAAACACTGCGCAGTTCCGACGTGCTGGGGCGCTGGGGAGGCGAGGAGTTTGTCCTGGTAATGCCGGGCGACCTCGATGCGGCCCGCCGCGTACTCGATCGCACCCGCCACGCGATCCGCAACGGCTGCCACCCGTCACGGCCCGTCACCTTTTCCGCTGGCGTCGCGCAACACCATCCCGAAGAGAGCGACGACAACTTGCTGTCACGCGCGGACCTGGCCTTGTATCAGGCCAAGCGCTGCGGCCGGAATCGCTGCGTCGAGGCCAGCTGA
- a CDS encoding TerC family protein, with the protein MESAGTPLLYVSFTLVVAALLAVDFLVLKAEGAHRVSVKEAAVWTLVWVLVSLAFCGWFWWYLDGRFPRELANRKALEYLSGYLIEKALATDNVFMWITFFQFFAVPAAYQKRVLMYGVLGAIVMRAVLIFVGAVLLARFHWVLYVFGFILLLTGGKMLVFAGKEVALDANPVLRWLRRHLRMTDEHHGEKFFVVKQGLRYATPLFVVLVLVEVTDLIFAVDSIPAIFAVTDDPFIVFTSNIFAILGLRAMYFLLADMAARFHLLKYGLAVILIFIGVKMLLLDLYKIPVGIALGVVGLILVASVVASLLTSRPGREGHVGH; encoded by the coding sequence ATCGAATCGGCCGGTACGCCGTTGCTCTACGTGTCGTTCACGCTGGTGGTCGCCGCGCTGCTGGCGGTGGATTTCCTCGTGCTGAAGGCCGAGGGCGCGCACCGGGTGAGCGTGAAGGAGGCGGCCGTCTGGACGCTGGTGTGGGTGCTGGTCTCGCTCGCCTTCTGTGGCTGGTTCTGGTGGTACCTCGACGGACGGTTCCCGCGGGAGCTGGCGAACAGGAAGGCGCTGGAATACCTCAGCGGCTACCTGATCGAGAAGGCGCTGGCGACCGACAACGTCTTCATGTGGATCACCTTTTTCCAGTTCTTCGCGGTGCCCGCTGCCTACCAGAAGCGCGTGCTGATGTACGGGGTGCTGGGCGCCATCGTGATGCGCGCGGTGCTGATCTTCGTCGGGGCGGTGCTGCTGGCGCGGTTCCACTGGGTGCTGTACGTCTTCGGGTTCATCCTGTTGCTGACCGGCGGCAAGATGCTGGTGTTTGCCGGCAAGGAGGTCGCGCTGGACGCCAACCCGGTGCTGCGCTGGCTGCGCCGTCACCTGCGCATGACCGACGAGCACCACGGCGAGAAATTCTTCGTGGTGAAACAGGGGCTGCGCTACGCCACGCCGCTGTTCGTGGTGCTGGTACTGGTGGAAGTGACCGACCTGATCTTCGCGGTCGATTCGATTCCGGCGATCTTCGCGGTCACCGATGATCCGTTCATCGTGTTCACGTCGAACATCTTCGCGATCCTCGGGCTGCGGGCGATGTACTTCCTGCTGGCCGACATGGCCGCGCGTTTCCACCTGCTCAAGTATGGCCTTGCGGTGATCCTGATCTTCATCGGCGTGAAGATGCTGCTGCTGGACCTGTACAAGATCCCCGTCGGCATTGCGCTGGGCGTGGTCGGCTTGATCCTGGTCGCGTCGGTGGTGGCGAGCCTGCTCACGTCCCGCCCGGGCCGAGAGGGGCACGTAGGCCATTGA
- a CDS encoding GAF domain-containing protein encodes MTDSSLHDTPDDPALTTREAARLLGVSVGTVQKWVESGELAGWKTPGGHRRVRWSAVAGMLSLPGSTPGRAADPAEFVPEPRPAYPVTAEEPARLAAVRRSGLLDTPADPALDRIAWLASAVTDTPVALLTVLSSRRQWFKARVGLDVAETPRSWAFCSYTVLQGEVFLVEDAINDPRFADNPLVTGSPHIRFYAGAPLRDASGFALGALCAIDTRPRSLSATQVRAILELAQLASDRLQQ; translated from the coding sequence GTGACTGATTCCAGCCTCCATGACACGCCCGACGATCCCGCCCTGACCACACGAGAGGCCGCGCGGCTGCTGGGTGTGTCGGTCGGCACCGTGCAGAAATGGGTCGAAAGCGGGGAACTGGCCGGGTGGAAGACGCCCGGCGGCCACCGGCGCGTCCGCTGGAGCGCCGTGGCAGGCATGCTGTCCCTGCCCGGCAGCACGCCCGGGCGGGCCGCCGATCCGGCCGAGTTCGTGCCCGAACCGCGCCCGGCCTATCCGGTCACCGCCGAGGAACCCGCACGGTTGGCAGCCGTGCGTCGTTCGGGCCTGCTCGATACCCCGGCCGATCCGGCACTGGACCGCATCGCCTGGCTGGCCTCCGCGGTGACCGACACCCCGGTCGCCCTGCTCACCGTCCTCAGCAGCCGGCGTCAGTGGTTCAAGGCGCGCGTGGGGCTGGACGTGGCCGAGACACCGCGCAGCTGGGCGTTCTGCAGCTACACCGTGCTGCAGGGAGAAGTGTTCCTGGTCGAGGACGCCATTAACGATCCGCGCTTTGCCGACAATCCGCTGGTGACCGGTTCACCGCACATCCGCTTCTATGCCGGCGCCCCGTTGCGCGACGCGTCCGGCTTCGCCCTCGGTGCGCTTTGCGCGATCGATACCCGGCCACGCAGCCTGTCGGCCACGCAGGTGCGGGCGATCCTTGAACTGGCGCAGCTCGCTTCGGACCGGCTGCAACAATAG
- a CDS encoding methyl-accepting chemotaxis protein produces the protein MLALPHALRRLLPARSADRLAAIDRVQAVIEFAPDGTIRDANALFLRTMGYTRAEIVGRHHRLFVLPEEAASDGYRQFWQRLREGRHDAGLYRRRARDGREVWLQSSYNPLHDRTGRVTGIVKFATDVTAQRQAAADLESRMQAIDRSQGVIEFALDGTIVAANANFLQALGYRAEEVVGRHHRMFVEPAEAARPEYQAFWQRLREGRHDAGVYRRVGKQGREVWIQATYNPVLDAAGQPARVIKFATDITAQTLAAKTLQREVQVLSSTVRESARHAVRANDAARKATETAGQGSQAMEAVIATMAGIVESTHSIGGILELIDSLAFQTNLLSLNAAIEAAQAGEHGRGFAVVADEVRQLAKRSRAASGEIRGLIEEARARVDHGTELVESTGRSMAEILSSIAEAHRLNGTISSSANAQASGIERVNAAVAQLEQVYGA, from the coding sequence ATGCTCGCCCTTCCGCACGCTCTTCGCCGCCTTTTGCCGGCACGGTCCGCCGACCGCCTGGCCGCTATCGACCGGGTGCAGGCAGTCATCGAATTCGCCCCCGACGGGACGATCCGCGATGCCAATGCACTGTTCCTTCGCACCATGGGCTACACCCGGGCAGAGATCGTGGGGCGCCACCACCGATTGTTCGTGCTGCCGGAAGAAGCTGCCAGTGACGGGTACCGCCAGTTCTGGCAGCGCCTGCGCGAAGGGCGGCATGACGCGGGTCTCTATCGCCGGCGGGCACGGGACGGCCGCGAGGTGTGGCTGCAGTCCTCCTACAACCCGTTGCACGATCGCACCGGCCGGGTCACCGGTATCGTCAAGTTCGCCACGGACGTCACCGCGCAGCGCCAGGCGGCGGCCGACCTGGAAAGCCGGATGCAGGCGATCGACCGCTCGCAGGGCGTCATCGAGTTCGCCCTCGATGGAACCATCGTCGCGGCCAACGCCAACTTCCTCCAGGCGCTGGGTTACCGCGCCGAAGAGGTGGTCGGCCGGCACCACCGCATGTTCGTCGAGCCCGCCGAGGCCGCGCGACCGGAATACCAGGCGTTCTGGCAACGGTTGCGGGAGGGGCGCCACGACGCGGGCGTGTACCGCCGCGTCGGCAAGCAAGGGCGGGAAGTATGGATCCAGGCCACCTACAACCCGGTGCTGGATGCCGCGGGCCAGCCGGCGCGGGTCATCAAGTTCGCCACCGATATCACCGCCCAGACCCTGGCCGCCAAGACCTTGCAGCGCGAAGTGCAAGTCCTGTCGAGCACCGTCCGGGAAAGTGCCCGCCACGCGGTCCGCGCCAATGACGCGGCGCGCAAGGCGACCGAGACCGCCGGACAGGGCAGCCAGGCCATGGAAGCGGTGATCGCCACCATGGCAGGCATCGTGGAAAGCACTCATTCCATCGGCGGCATCCTGGAATTGATCGATTCGCTCGCGTTCCAGACCAACCTGTTGTCGCTCAATGCGGCCATCGAGGCGGCCCAGGCGGGCGAGCATGGACGCGGCTTTGCCGTGGTCGCCGATGAAGTCAGGCAATTGGCGAAACGCAGCCGCGCCGCCTCCGGGGAGATCCGCGGATTGATCGAGGAAGCGCGCGCGCGGGTCGACCATGGCACGGAACTGGTCGAGTCCACCGGCCGTTCGATGGCGGAGATACTGAGCTCCATCGCCGAGGCGCACCGGTTGAACGGCACCATCAGCAGCAGCGCCAACGCACAGGCCTCGGGAATCGAGCGGGTGAACGCGGCCGTTGCGCAGCTCGAGCAGGTGTACGGTGCCTAG